The proteins below come from a single Amphiura filiformis chromosome 15, Afil_fr2py, whole genome shotgun sequence genomic window:
- the LOC140171868 gene encoding uncharacterized protein isoform X1: MARCFVIFKALVLACFVMVGISFVWNFYRQERMAAMNNMYHNNRLLQEKSPLHDDEFNTPAPQHIIKQHVHLGKYTIKTSVHTQNDGRTAGDLSEITPPKAAFKVGATEVKPIQYTEIVANAPAPLHMIKQTPNAHIRKDTGNTSLHTQTDGRTAGDLSEITHPKTAFKVGTTEVKPIQDTDIKAKNTLSAAPKTAPGNRQHSALHIGDKEVISRSDFIDIEQHVPDLKVLFNRTVIVTATSQNHLGEAKGMIATAQRHMPNTKIIVYDLGLTPDGVKKVDKMCNVEVRKFPFERYPPHVKNIHNYAWKPLLILESLKEFGAIFYGDSSVRFLDTLQILYPYLKQNHGFMQHIHNFDPRNRSGQYHMTHPSTFTQLNINRTAYANDIGYTPWISAGRVLHVNSSFIHKNVLGPLVECSLRLQCIAPEGAHRGKGNLKGANHPHRFDSSVLALVVYKYMRGFYNDDNNSSDLFDKVVKIERVNFSSKGLRVEPKCNT, encoded by the exons GAATGGCAGCAATGAACAATATGTACCATAATAACAGACTTTTACAAGAAAAATCACCGTTACATGATGATGAATTCAATACTCCAGCTCCACAGCATATTATAAAGCAGCATGTCCATCTCGGCAAATATACTATTAAAACCTCAGTCCATACACAAAATGATGGAAGAACAGCTGGAGACTTATCTGAAATCACACCCCCAAAAGCAGCATTCAAAGTGGGCGCCACTGAAGTAAAGCCGATACAATACACAGAAATTGTGGCCAATGCTCCAGCCCCACTGCATATGATAAAGCAGACACCTAATGCCCACATCAGGAAAGATACTGGCAACACCTCACTCCATACACAAACTGATGGAAGAACGGCTGGAGACTTGTCGGAAATCACACAccccaaaacagcattcaaaGTGGGCACCACTGAAGTAAAGCCCATACAAGACACAGATATTAAGGCAAAAAACACTTTGTCTGCAGCACCGAAGACAGCTCCAGGAAATCGACAACACAGCGCATTGCATATTGGTGATAAAGAAGTGATATCTAGATCTGATTTCATAGATATAGAGCAACATGTACCAGATTTAAAGGTCCTATTTAATAGAACAGTAATAGTTACAGCAACTTCTCAAAATCATCTTGGTGAAGCTAAGGGCATGATTGCTACAGCCCAACGACACATGCCCAACACAAAGATTATTGTCTATGATTTGGGTTTGACACCTGATGGAGTAAAAAAG GTTGACAAAATGTGCAATGTTGAAGTACGGAAATTTCCATTTGAAAGGTACCCACCACATGTGAAAAATATACACAACTATGCATGGAAACCTCTACTTATATTG GAGTCATTAAAGGAATTTGGTGCCATCTTTTACGGCGATTCATCCGTACGTTTCTTAGATACTCTTCAAATCCTCTACCCGTATCTGAAACAAAACCATGGTTTCATGCAGCATATTCACAACTTTGATCCTCGCAACCGTAGTGGTCAATACCACATGACTCACCCAAGCACCTTCACGCAACTTAATATTAACAGGACTGCATATGCAAATGACATTGGTTACACGCCATGGATATCCGCTGGTCGTGTCTTGCACGTTAACAGTAGTTTTATTCATAAGAATGTTCTTGGACCGCTTGTGGAGTGTTCTCTGCGACTCCAATGCATAGCGCCCGAGGGAGCACATCGTGGGAAAGGGAACCTAAAAGGAGCCAATCATCCTCACCGTTTTGATTCCTCCGTTTTAGCGCTTGTGGTGTACAAATACATGAGAGGATtttataatgatgataataattcaTCAGATTTATTTGATAAGGTGGTTAAAATAGAAAGGGTGAATTTTAGTTCCAAAGGACTCAGGGTTGAACCAAAGTGTAACACATAA
- the LOC140171868 gene encoding uncharacterized protein isoform X2, with protein sequence MQAKGMAAMNNMYHNNRLLQEKSPLHDDEFNTPAPQHIIKQHVHLGKYTIKTSVHTQNDGRTAGDLSEITPPKAAFKVGATEVKPIQYTEIVANAPAPLHMIKQTPNAHIRKDTGNTSLHTQTDGRTAGDLSEITHPKTAFKVGTTEVKPIQDTDIKAKNTLSAAPKTAPGNRQHSALHIGDKEVISRSDFIDIEQHVPDLKVLFNRTVIVTATSQNHLGEAKGMIATAQRHMPNTKIIVYDLGLTPDGVKKVDKMCNVEVRKFPFERYPPHVKNIHNYAWKPLLILESLKEFGAIFYGDSSVRFLDTLQILYPYLKQNHGFMQHIHNFDPRNRSGQYHMTHPSTFTQLNINRTAYANDIGYTPWISAGRVLHVNSSFIHKNVLGPLVECSLRLQCIAPEGAHRGKGNLKGANHPHRFDSSVLALVVYKYMRGFYNDDNNSSDLFDKVVKIERVNFSSKGLRVEPKCNT encoded by the exons GAATGGCAGCAATGAACAATATGTACCATAATAACAGACTTTTACAAGAAAAATCACCGTTACATGATGATGAATTCAATACTCCAGCTCCACAGCATATTATAAAGCAGCATGTCCATCTCGGCAAATATACTATTAAAACCTCAGTCCATACACAAAATGATGGAAGAACAGCTGGAGACTTATCTGAAATCACACCCCCAAAAGCAGCATTCAAAGTGGGCGCCACTGAAGTAAAGCCGATACAATACACAGAAATTGTGGCCAATGCTCCAGCCCCACTGCATATGATAAAGCAGACACCTAATGCCCACATCAGGAAAGATACTGGCAACACCTCACTCCATACACAAACTGATGGAAGAACGGCTGGAGACTTGTCGGAAATCACACAccccaaaacagcattcaaaGTGGGCACCACTGAAGTAAAGCCCATACAAGACACAGATATTAAGGCAAAAAACACTTTGTCTGCAGCACCGAAGACAGCTCCAGGAAATCGACAACACAGCGCATTGCATATTGGTGATAAAGAAGTGATATCTAGATCTGATTTCATAGATATAGAGCAACATGTACCAGATTTAAAGGTCCTATTTAATAGAACAGTAATAGTTACAGCAACTTCTCAAAATCATCTTGGTGAAGCTAAGGGCATGATTGCTACAGCCCAACGACACATGCCCAACACAAAGATTATTGTCTATGATTTGGGTTTGACACCTGATGGAGTAAAAAAG GTTGACAAAATGTGCAATGTTGAAGTACGGAAATTTCCATTTGAAAGGTACCCACCACATGTGAAAAATATACACAACTATGCATGGAAACCTCTACTTATATTG GAGTCATTAAAGGAATTTGGTGCCATCTTTTACGGCGATTCATCCGTACGTTTCTTAGATACTCTTCAAATCCTCTACCCGTATCTGAAACAAAACCATGGTTTCATGCAGCATATTCACAACTTTGATCCTCGCAACCGTAGTGGTCAATACCACATGACTCACCCAAGCACCTTCACGCAACTTAATATTAACAGGACTGCATATGCAAATGACATTGGTTACACGCCATGGATATCCGCTGGTCGTGTCTTGCACGTTAACAGTAGTTTTATTCATAAGAATGTTCTTGGACCGCTTGTGGAGTGTTCTCTGCGACTCCAATGCATAGCGCCCGAGGGAGCACATCGTGGGAAAGGGAACCTAAAAGGAGCCAATCATCCTCACCGTTTTGATTCCTCCGTTTTAGCGCTTGTGGTGTACAAATACATGAGAGGATtttataatgatgataataattcaTCAGATTTATTTGATAAGGTGGTTAAAATAGAAAGGGTGAATTTTAGTTCCAAAGGACTCAGGGTTGAACCAAAGTGTAACACATAA